TACCACCGGGTCACCGGGCCGCGCGTGCCAGACGACGCCGGCTCCCGCCTGCACGGGGTCCTCCTTGCGGGCGCGGCCGGCGCCGAGGCGCCAGGCGGCGAGGCCGACGGCCATGGCGTCGAGACGGGTCAGCACGCCGGACGACGGCGCCACCACCACGTGGGACTCCCGGGCCACCGGGAGCGCGGCGTCGGGGTCGCCGTCCTGGGCGCGGATCATCGCCTTCCAGGCGTCCATGGCGGAGCCGTCGGCGAGGCGGTCAGCGGGGTCGACGTCGTCGCGGCCGGCGCCGGCGAGCATCTCGCGGGCCAGGGCGAGGGTGAGCTCGACGACGTCGGCGGGGCCACCTCCGGCGAGGACCTCGACCGACTCGGCGACCTCGATGGCGTTGCCGGCGGTGAGGCCGAGGGGCACCGACATGTCGGTCAGCAGGGCCGTCGTACGGACGCCGGCGTCGGTGCCGAGGGCGACCATCACCTCGGCGAGCTCACGGGCCCGCTCGACGTCCTTCATGAAGGCGCCGGTGCCGACCTTGACGTCGAGGACGAGCGCGCCGGTGCCCTCGGCGATCTTCTTGCTCATGATCGAGGAGGCGATCAGCGGGATCGCCTCGACGGTGCCGGTGACGTCGCGCAGCGCGTAGAGCTTCTTGTCGGCGGGGGCCAGGCCGTCGCCGGCGGCGCAGATGACGGCGCCGACCGACTCGAGCTGCGCCATCATCTCGGCGTTGCTGAGCGCGGCCCTCCAGCCGGGGATCGACTCGAGCTTGTCGAGGGTGCCGCCGGTGTGGCCGAGCCCGCGCCCCGACAGCTGGGGTACGGCGACGCCGCACGCCGCCACGAGGGGCGCCAGCGGCAGCGTGATCTTGTCGCCCACCCCGCCGGTCGAGTGCTTGTCGGCGGTCGGGCGCGAGAGCGAGGAGAAGTCCATCCGCTCGCCCGAGGCGATCATCGCCCCGGTCCAGCGGGCGATCTCGGGGCGCTCCATGCCGTTGATGAGGATCGCCATGGCCAGGGCCGACATCTGCTCGTCGGCGACCTCACCCCGGGTGTAGGCGTCGACCACCCAGTCGATCTGGGAGTCGCTCAGGGTGTGGCCGTCGCGCTTGGCGATGATCACCTCGACCGCGTCGTGACTGCTCATCCGACGACCCTACTGAGCACGGACCCGCACCGAGGAGTGACCCCGCAACACGAAGGTGCCACGACTGCGGGGCTCCTCGAGCAGCTCCAGGCCGGGGTACGTCGCCACGAGGGCGGTGAGCGACTCGGCCAGCTCCATCCGCGCCAGCGGGGCGCCCAGGCAGAAGTGGACGCCGGCCCCGAAGGCCAGGTGCGGGTTGGGGTCGCGGTCGAGCAGCAGCTCGTCAGGGCGTGCGAAGGCCACCGGGTCGCGGTGGGCGGAGCCGATCAGGGCGGCGATCCGCTGGCCCGCCTCGACGACGACACCGGCCACCTCGACGTCCTCGGTAGCGGTGCGCTCGAAGAGCTGCAGCGCGGAGTCGAAGCGCAGCATCTCCTCGACCGCGAGCCCTGCGTCGGGCCCGGGCACGGGCTCGGGCACGAGACCGTGGCGCAGCATCGCGGCGAGACCGTTGCCGAAGACGTTGACCGAGGCCTCGTGCCCGGCGTTGAGCAGCAGCACCACGGCGGCCACCACCTCGTCGTCGCTGAGCTCGGTGGCGGCCAGGTCGCTCGTCAGGTCGGTGGACGGCGTACGCCGGCGCTCGGCGACGAGCTCGCGCACCAGGCCCGCGAAGTCGGTCGCGGCGGCGACGGCCGCGGCCTGCACCTCGGCGTCCGGCGCGACCTCGTACATCCGCACGATCGCCTGGGACCAGCGGCGCAGGTCGTCGGTGTGGGCGGCCGGCACCCCGAGCAGCTCGGCGATCACGAGCACCGGCAGCGGCTCGGCGTAGTCGCCGACGACGTCGAAGTCACCTGGGTCGACCCGGTCGAGCAGCTCGCGCGCGAGCTCGCGCACCCGGGGCCGCAGCCGCTCCACGTGGCCGCGGTTGAAGGCTCTCGACACCGGCCGGCGCAGCCGCGTGTGGACCGCCTGCTCGTTCTCCATCATCTGGTTGCGGTGCAGCAGGTTGAAGGGCTCGAGCACGTCGAGCGGCTCGCGGTCGCGCCACAGCCGGCCCAGCCGCCGGTCGCGGAGCACCTCGCCGACGGCGGCGTGGCTGAACGCCAGGAACCTCCCGGACGCCTCGTGCCACGCCACCGCGTGGCGGGCGCGGTGCTCGGCGAGCTGGGGATAGGGGTCGGCGACGAGCTCGGCCGACCCGAGGTCAAGCGAGGTCGTCGGGACCGAACGCATCGGGCAGGACCTCGGCCATCGTGCGCACGCCCCGCGGCGTCTCGACGAGCAGGTCGGCACCGCCGTTCTCCCACAGGAGCTGGCGGCAGCGCCCGCACGGCATGATCACGTCGTCGTCGCCGTTGACGCAGACGAAGTGGGTCAGCCGGCCGCCTCCCCCGGCGTGCAGCGACGACACCAGCCCGCACTCGGCGCACAGCGTCACGCCGTACGCCGCGTTCTCGACGTTGCAGCCGACGACGACGCGACCGTCGTCGACGACCGCGGCGGCCCCGACCCGGAAGTTGCTGTAGGGCGCGTAGGCCCGGGCAGCCACCTCGACGGCCGCGGCCCGCAGCCCGGACCAGTCGAACGTCTCGTCGCTCATGACTTCACGTACGGCTCGCCGTCCGCGGCCGGCGGGCGGACCCGGCCCACGAAGCCGGCCACCGCGATCACCGTGGCGAGGTAGGGCATCGCCGAGATGAACTCCGACGGGACGCGGCCCAGCGTGGAGAGCTGCACCTCGAGCGTCAGCATGAACCCGAAGAACAGCGCTGCGGCAGTGGCGCCGATGGGGTGCCAGCGGCCCATGATGACGGCGGCCAGCGCGATGAAGCCGTAGTTGGCCGTGACGCCGTTGTCGAAGGTGCCGTTGGAGCCCACGGTGAAGTAGGCGCCGCCGAGACCGGCGAAGACACCGCCCAGGAGCACGGCCTGCCAGCGCACCCGGGTGACCTTGATGCCGACGGTATCGGCGGCCTTGGGGTGCTCGCCGACCGAGCGCACCCGCAGGCCCCACCGCGTCTGGTAGAGCAGGAACGACACCACGATGATCGAGAGGTACATGAGGTAGACGAGCACGTTCTGGTCGAAGAACGTCAGGCCCACGACCGGGA
The Nocardioides plantarum genome window above contains:
- a CDS encoding thymidine phosphorylase — translated: MSSHDAVEVIIAKRDGHTLSDSQIDWVVDAYTRGEVADEQMSALAMAILINGMERPEIARWTGAMIASGERMDFSSLSRPTADKHSTGGVGDKITLPLAPLVAACGVAVPQLSGRGLGHTGGTLDKLESIPGWRAALSNAEMMAQLESVGAVICAAGDGLAPADKKLYALRDVTGTVEAIPLIASSIMSKKIAEGTGALVLDVKVGTGAFMKDVERARELAEVMVALGTDAGVRTTALLTDMSVPLGLTAGNAIEVAESVEVLAGGGPADVVELTLALAREMLAGAGRDDVDPADRLADGSAMDAWKAMIRAQDGDPDAALPVARESHVVVAPSSGVLTRLDAMAVGLAAWRLGAGRARKEDPVQAGAGVVWHARPGDPVVAGAPLFTLLTDEPARFDRALASLEGGWEIGSAAPAASALVIDRVS
- a CDS encoding cytochrome P450 is translated as MRSVPTTSLDLGSAELVADPYPQLAEHRARHAVAWHEASGRFLAFSHAAVGEVLRDRRLGRLWRDREPLDVLEPFNLLHRNQMMENEQAVHTRLRRPVSRAFNRGHVERLRPRVRELARELLDRVDPGDFDVVGDYAEPLPVLVIAELLGVPAAHTDDLRRWSQAIVRMYEVAPDAEVQAAAVAAATDFAGLVRELVAERRRTPSTDLTSDLAATELSDDEVVAAVVLLLNAGHEASVNVFGNGLAAMLRHGLVPEPVPGPDAGLAVEEMLRFDSALQLFERTATEDVEVAGVVVEAGQRIAALIGSAHRDPVAFARPDELLLDRDPNPHLAFGAGVHFCLGAPLARMELAESLTALVATYPGLELLEEPRSRGTFVLRGHSSVRVRAQ
- a CDS encoding cytidine deaminase, producing MSDETFDWSGLRAAAVEVAARAYAPYSNFRVGAAAVVDDGRVVVGCNVENAAYGVTLCAECGLVSSLHAGGGGRLTHFVCVNGDDDVIMPCGRCRQLLWENGGADLLVETPRGVRTMAEVLPDAFGPDDLA